A single window of Leclercia adecarboxylata DNA harbors:
- a CDS encoding RecT family recombinase, which produces MQNTNIIAAEQTPNTISASNAVFNVQALGQLTAFAELMAQSAVTVPKHLAGKPADCMAIVMQAMQWGMNPYAVAQKTHLVNGVLGYEAQLVNAVISSSSAIVGRFHYEYGGDWEKIAGKKDGRDELGLFVRVGAVLRGETDITWGENIYLADITTRNSPLWKTAPKQQIAYLAVKYWARLYCPEVILGVYSPDEVEPRTEKEINPVPAQRVSLADIKGDTVTTTHSAQESAANIDAMADEFRDRIEAAQDVDNAKAVRADIESAKNALGSALFTELKNKAVKRYYLVDARNKVEAAINSLPQPEEADSAERFAEAERVLASAKRHLGDDLHDKFSITLADMKPEYVA; this is translated from the coding sequence ATGCAAAACACCAACATTATCGCTGCTGAGCAGACACCGAACACCATCTCTGCCAGCAATGCAGTATTCAACGTGCAGGCGCTCGGCCAGCTGACCGCCTTTGCTGAGCTGATGGCGCAATCTGCTGTGACCGTACCGAAGCACCTGGCGGGGAAACCTGCCGACTGTATGGCGATCGTCATGCAGGCTATGCAATGGGGCATGAACCCTTACGCCGTCGCGCAGAAAACGCACCTGGTCAACGGCGTGCTGGGTTACGAAGCGCAACTGGTTAACGCGGTGATCTCCAGCTCCAGCGCGATTGTGGGCCGCTTCCATTACGAATACGGCGGCGACTGGGAAAAGATCGCCGGAAAGAAAGACGGCCGCGATGAGCTGGGACTGTTTGTCCGGGTTGGCGCTGTCCTGCGCGGCGAAACCGATATCACCTGGGGAGAGAACATCTACCTTGCTGACATCACCACCCGGAACTCGCCGCTGTGGAAAACGGCCCCCAAGCAGCAGATCGCTTATCTCGCGGTGAAGTATTGGGCGCGCCTGTACTGCCCTGAGGTCATCCTCGGCGTCTACAGCCCGGATGAAGTAGAGCCACGCACCGAGAAGGAAATCAACCCGGTGCCCGCCCAGCGCGTGAGCTTGGCTGATATCAAAGGTGACACCGTAACAACCACTCACAGCGCACAGGAATCGGCTGCCAACATCGATGCTATGGCCGATGAGTTCCGGGATCGCATTGAAGCGGCGCAGGACGTGGATAACGCCAAAGCAGTACGCGCCGACATCGAAAGCGCCAAGAACGCCCTCGGCTCCGCCCTGTTCACTGAACTGAAGAACAAAGCCGTGAAGCGTTACTACCTGGTGGATGCACGCAACAAGGTCGAGGCGGCGATCAACTCCCTTCCTCAGCCTGAAGAAGCGGATTCCGCCGAGAGGTTCGCAGAAGCCGAGCGCGTGCTGGCGTCGGCCAAACGTCACCTGGGCGATGACCTGCACGATAAGTTCAGCATCACCCTAGCGGATATGAAACCGGAATACGTGGCCTAA
- the xisR gene encoding excisionase family protein has product MAQVIFNEEWVVAERLAAKTGLDIRQIEKYRQGCWIEGIHFKRHSPTGIQTSRGITWYNYPKINQLIQDA; this is encoded by the coding sequence ATGGCACAGGTGATTTTTAACGAAGAGTGGGTTGTTGCGGAGAGGCTGGCTGCAAAGACTGGTCTGGATATCCGCCAGATTGAAAAATATCGTCAGGGTTGCTGGATTGAGGGGATACATTTTAAACGACATTCACCCACAGGCATCCAGACATCGCGCGGTATAACCTGGTACAACTATCCAAAGATTAATCAGCTGATACAGGACGCATAA
- a CDS encoding tyrosine-type recombinase/integrase, which translates to MADLPPGVELRGQSIRIWFMYKGKRCRELLRGWIPTLSNIKKAGQLRTVIVSEISLGEFDYRTRFPESKLADTTSGTVQIRSFGELVDTWLTNRKIELSANTLRKTASQLKTIVAVVGADTLIREIKHNDVLRYRTELLEGQTMYAVHVRSNKIGRSVRTVDNYISLLCSLLRFAHRSGFTTEKAYSGIKKLQKSRPKPDPLTRAEFNQLIAANHGQKGNMWQFAIYSGLRHGELAALAWEDVDLANGTVHVRRNLNALGMFVPPKTDAGFRTVTLLTPAIEALKAQSELTALFPKTEITYHHREYGLTEQQKVHFVFMPRVRKGAQKPYYSLSSIGARWDSAVKRAGIRRRNPYHTRHTFACWLLSAGANPAFIANQMGHENAQMVYEVYGAWIEELNGEQIDMLNNKLAQPTEKN; encoded by the coding sequence ATGGCAGATTTACCACCGGGTGTGGAGCTTCGCGGTCAAAGCATTCGCATCTGGTTCATGTATAAAGGTAAGCGCTGCCGGGAACTGCTCAGGGGGTGGATCCCCACCCTTTCAAATATTAAGAAAGCAGGCCAGTTACGAACGGTCATCGTCAGTGAGATTTCGCTGGGAGAGTTTGATTACCGCACCCGTTTTCCCGAATCAAAGCTGGCAGATACTACCTCCGGCACCGTGCAGATCCGTTCATTCGGTGAACTCGTGGATACCTGGTTAACTAACCGTAAAATCGAACTAAGCGCCAATACCTTGCGCAAAACAGCATCGCAGCTTAAAACCATCGTGGCCGTGGTTGGCGCTGATACTCTTATTCGCGAGATAAAGCACAACGACGTACTGCGCTACCGAACGGAGTTGCTTGAGGGCCAGACAATGTATGCCGTACATGTTCGCTCCAATAAGATCGGCCGCAGTGTAAGAACTGTCGATAATTATATCTCACTGCTCTGTTCTCTTTTGAGATTTGCCCACAGGTCAGGATTTACCACAGAAAAGGCATATTCGGGCATCAAGAAACTCCAGAAGAGCAGACCTAAACCTGACCCACTGACCCGGGCCGAGTTCAATCAGCTTATAGCAGCCAACCATGGGCAAAAAGGAAATATGTGGCAGTTCGCTATCTACTCCGGGTTGAGGCATGGAGAACTGGCCGCGCTTGCCTGGGAGGATGTCGATCTGGCAAATGGCACCGTGCATGTCCGGCGCAACCTGAATGCACTGGGGATGTTCGTCCCTCCCAAGACAGATGCAGGGTTCCGGACAGTGACTTTGCTTACGCCGGCAATCGAAGCTCTTAAGGCGCAGAGTGAGCTGACTGCGCTCTTTCCCAAAACGGAGATTACCTATCACCACCGCGAATACGGGTTGACCGAACAACAGAAGGTACATTTTGTTTTCATGCCCAGAGTAAGGAAAGGTGCGCAGAAACCATACTACTCTCTGAGCAGTATTGGCGCTCGATGGGACTCTGCTGTAAAACGTGCTGGTATTCGCCGTCGCAATCCGTACCATACACGGCACACTTTCGCATGCTGGTTGTTATCGGCAGGCGCTAACCCGGCTTTTATTGCTAATCAGATGGGGCACGAAAATGCGCAGATGGTTTATGAAGTCTACGGTGCGTGGATTGAAGAATTGAATGGCGAGCAAATTGACATGTTAAACAATAAGTTAGCTCAGCCAACCGAGAAAAATTAG
- the ttcA gene encoding tRNA 2-thiocytidine(32) synthetase TtcA, translating into MQQNQEVTKKEQYNLNKLQKRLRRNVGEAIADYNMIEEGDRIMVCLSGGKDSYTLLEILRNLQQSAPVNFSLVAVNLDQKQPGFPEHILPEYLEQLGVEYKIVEENTYGIVKEKIPEGKTTCSLCSRLRRGILYRTATELGATKIALGHHRDDILQTLFLNMFYGGKMKGMPPKLMSDDGKHIVIRPLAYCREKDIERFSEAKAFPIIPCNLCGSQPNLQRQVIGDMLRDWDKRYPGRIETMFSAMQNVVPSHLSDINLFDFKGIKHGSEVVNGGDLAFDREEIPMQPAGWQPEEDDTQLDEMRLNVIEVK; encoded by the coding sequence ATGCAACAAAATCAAGAAGTTACTAAGAAAGAACAATACAACCTCAACAAACTGCAAAAGCGTCTGCGCCGCAACGTCGGTGAAGCCATTGCAGATTACAACATGATTGAAGAAGGCGACCGCATTATGGTCTGCCTGTCTGGCGGCAAAGACAGCTATACCTTGCTGGAAATCCTGCGCAATCTTCAGCAAAGCGCGCCGGTCAATTTTTCGTTAGTGGCCGTCAACCTGGATCAGAAGCAGCCGGGCTTCCCGGAGCATATCCTGCCGGAATACCTGGAGCAGCTGGGCGTTGAGTACAAAATTGTCGAAGAGAACACCTACGGCATCGTTAAAGAGAAGATCCCGGAAGGGAAAACCACCTGCTCGCTCTGCTCGCGTCTGCGTCGCGGCATTCTGTATCGTACGGCCACCGAGCTCGGCGCAACCAAGATTGCCCTCGGCCACCACCGCGATGATATTTTACAGACGCTGTTTCTGAACATGTTCTACGGCGGCAAAATGAAAGGCATGCCACCGAAGCTGATGAGCGACGACGGGAAGCACATTGTGATCCGTCCCCTTGCCTACTGCCGCGAAAAGGACATCGAGCGTTTTTCCGAGGCCAAAGCCTTCCCGATCATTCCGTGCAATCTGTGCGGCTCCCAGCCGAACCTGCAGCGTCAGGTGATTGGCGATATGCTGCGCGACTGGGACAAACGCTACCCGGGCCGCATCGAGACCATGTTCAGCGCGATGCAGAACGTGGTGCCTTCGCACCTGAGCGATATCAACCTGTTTGATTTCAAAGGGATTAAGCACGGTTCAGAAGTGGTGAACGGCGGCGATCTGGCATTCGATCGCGAAGAGATCCCGATGCAGCCCGCGGGCTGGCAGCCGGAAGAGGATGACACTCAGCTGGATGAGATGCGTCTGAACGTTATTGAAGTGAAGTAA
- the dbpA gene encoding ATP-dependent RNA helicase DbpA yields MTAFSTLNVLPAAQLDNLNELGYLTMTPVQAAALPAILEGRDVRVQAKTGSGKTATFGLGLLQHIDASLYKTQSLVLCPTRELADQVAAELRRLARFLPNTKILTLCGGQPFGAQRDSLQHAPHIIVATPGRLLDHLQKGTVSLDALQTLVLDEADRMLDMGFSEAIDEVTRFAPPSRQTMLFSATWPEAIAAISGRVQQNPIAIEIDTVDALPAIEQQFFDTTQRGKIPLLQKLLSVHQPASCVVFCNTKKDCQAVCDALTEAGQSALSLHGDLEQRDRDQTLVRFANGSARVLVATDVAARGLDIKSLELVVNYELAWDPEVHVHRIGRTARAGNSGLAISFCAPEEAQRANILAEMLQIKLNWVDAPANVGIVPLAAEMATLCIDGGKKAKMRPGDVLGALTGDIGLDGADIGKIAVHPAHVYVAVRQSVAQKAWKQLQNGKIKGKNCKVRLLK; encoded by the coding sequence GTGACTGCTTTTTCAACGCTGAACGTACTGCCTGCCGCCCAACTCGATAATCTTAACGAGTTGGGTTACCTGACGATGACCCCTGTACAAGCTGCCGCGCTGCCAGCGATCCTGGAAGGACGCGATGTCCGCGTACAGGCGAAAACCGGCAGTGGCAAAACGGCGACATTTGGTCTTGGGCTGTTACAGCATATTGATGCCAGCCTTTATAAGACGCAGTCGCTGGTACTTTGTCCGACGCGCGAGCTGGCGGATCAAGTGGCGGCAGAGTTACGTCGCCTGGCGCGTTTTCTGCCAAACACCAAAATTTTAACCCTCTGCGGTGGCCAGCCGTTTGGCGCCCAGCGCGATTCTTTACAGCATGCGCCGCACATCATCGTCGCCACGCCGGGGCGTTTGCTTGATCATTTGCAGAAAGGTACGGTCTCCCTCGACGCGCTCCAGACCCTGGTGCTGGACGAAGCCGACCGGATGCTGGATATGGGCTTTAGCGAAGCCATCGACGAGGTGACGCGTTTTGCCCCGCCGTCGCGCCAGACCATGCTCTTTTCGGCCACCTGGCCCGAGGCGATTGCCGCCATCAGCGGGCGCGTACAGCAAAACCCGATCGCCATCGAAATTGATACCGTCGACGCCCTCCCGGCGATTGAACAGCAGTTCTTCGATACCACCCAGCGGGGAAAAATCCCGCTGCTGCAAAAGCTGCTCAGCGTGCATCAGCCCGCCTCCTGCGTGGTGTTCTGTAATACCAAAAAAGATTGTCAGGCGGTGTGTGATGCCCTGACCGAGGCCGGACAGAGCGCGCTGTCGCTGCATGGCGACCTTGAGCAGCGCGACCGCGATCAGACCCTGGTGCGTTTTGCCAACGGCAGCGCCCGCGTGCTGGTAGCGACAGACGTAGCCGCCCGCGGTCTGGACATCAAATCTCTGGAGCTGGTAGTGAACTACGAGCTGGCCTGGGACCCGGAAGTGCACGTACACCGCATCGGCCGTACTGCCCGTGCGGGTAATAGCGGTCTGGCGATCAGCTTCTGTGCCCCGGAAGAGGCGCAGCGGGCTAACATCCTGGCAGAAATGCTGCAAATCAAGCTGAACTGGGTCGATGCTCCGGCAAACGTCGGTATTGTGCCGCTGGCCGCCGAAATGGCGACGCTCTGTATCGACGGCGGGAAAAAAGCCAAAATGCGTCCAGGTGATGTGTTGGGCGCGCTGACCGGTGATATTGGCCTCGACGGCGCTGATATTGGCAAAATCGCGGTGCACCCGGCACATGTGTACGTGGCGGTACGTCAGTCGGTGGCGCAAAAAGCGTGGAAACAGCTGCAAAACGGCAAGATCAAAGGCAAAAACTGCAAGGTTCGTCTGCTGAAATAA
- the zntB gene encoding zinc transporter ZntB — MEGLKGSEVNVPDAVFAWLLDGKGGARPLTDNDIIDRQHPCWLHLNYTQPESAHWLASTPLLPNNVRDALAGESLRPRVTRMGEGTLITLRCINGSTDERPDQLVAMRLYMDERLIVSTRQRKVLALDDVVGDLKEGTGPEDCGSWLVDVCDALTDHASEFIEELHDKIIDLEDNLIDQVIPPRGFLALLRKQLIVMRRYMAPQRDVYARLASERLPWMNDDQRRRMQDIADRLGRGLDEIDACIARTAILTDEIAQVMQESLSRRTYTMSLMAMVFLPSTFLTGLFGVNLGGIPGGEFRFGFSLFCIMLVVLIGGVAWWLHRSKWL; from the coding sequence GTGGAAGGCTTAAAAGGATCGGAAGTTAACGTTCCTGACGCAGTTTTTGCGTGGTTACTCGATGGGAAAGGTGGGGCGAGACCGCTCACCGATAACGATATTATCGATCGGCAACATCCCTGCTGGCTGCACCTGAACTATACCCAGCCGGAGAGCGCTCACTGGCTGGCTTCAACCCCGTTATTGCCCAACAACGTGCGCGACGCGCTGGCGGGGGAAAGCCTGCGCCCGCGCGTGACCCGTATGGGCGAGGGGACACTCATTACCCTGCGCTGTATTAATGGCAGCACCGATGAGCGGCCGGATCAGCTGGTGGCGATGCGCCTTTATATGGATGAGCGACTGATTGTCTCGACCCGGCAGCGAAAAGTGCTGGCGCTGGACGATGTCGTCGGGGATTTAAAAGAGGGCACCGGCCCGGAGGATTGCGGGAGCTGGCTGGTGGATGTCTGCGACGCGCTCACCGATCATGCCAGCGAGTTTATCGAAGAGCTGCACGATAAGATCATCGATCTGGAAGATAATCTGATCGATCAGGTTATTCCGCCTCGCGGATTTCTGGCGCTGCTGCGTAAACAGCTGATCGTGATGCGCCGCTACATGGCCCCGCAGCGCGATGTTTATGCCCGGCTGGCAAGTGAACGACTCCCCTGGATGAATGACGATCAGCGTCGCAGAATGCAGGATATTGCCGACCGCCTCGGACGCGGCCTCGATGAAATCGACGCCTGTATTGCCCGTACGGCGATACTGACAGACGAAATCGCGCAGGTCATGCAGGAGTCGCTCTCCCGCAGAACCTACACTATGTCGCTGATGGCGATGGTCTTTCTGCCCAGCACCTTCTTAACCGGGCTATTTGGCGTCAACCTCGGAGGGATCCCCGGCGGGGAGTTCCGCTTCGGCTTTTCACTGTTTTGCATCATGTTAGTCGTTTTAATTGGTGGTGTTGCGTGGTGGTTACATCGCAGTAAATGGTTGTAA
- a CDS encoding methyl-accepting chemotaxis protein: MTRYLVVPINTVKRSIEEVVSGNLGVTIPEFGNNCAGRLIPGINTLSGNIATLVREIRSSSATAMSLSEQLATRSSALAAKTELQSASLIQTSASMEQMAATTKNTADNTRLANEKANVATLQAKRGGELMGQVANNMHSITECAQQMTEIITMIDGIAFQTNILALNAAVEAARAGDHGKGFSVVAGEVRSLAHRSAEAAKSIKSLIAVTSSNVSQGAMVVAEAEKNMHEIVSGSGQVSKLMDEISTSTYEQEKGIAQITQALTDLENVTQSNVGMVEELSGSSTVLKNQVVELQARTRNFHLEPASSAPLFDGQHHPARA; this comes from the coding sequence ATGACCCGGTACCTGGTTGTGCCCATCAATACGGTAAAAAGAAGCATCGAAGAAGTTGTCTCCGGCAATCTGGGCGTTACTATTCCTGAATTTGGTAATAACTGCGCGGGGCGATTGATCCCGGGCATTAACACCCTGTCGGGCAACATCGCCACGCTGGTGCGTGAGATTCGCTCCTCCTCCGCAACCGCAATGAGTCTGTCTGAACAGCTGGCCACCCGCAGTTCGGCACTGGCAGCGAAAACGGAGCTGCAGTCCGCGTCGCTGATCCAGACCTCTGCCAGCATGGAACAGATGGCAGCTACCACTAAAAACACCGCTGATAACACTCGCCTCGCCAATGAAAAGGCAAACGTGGCGACTCTGCAGGCAAAGAGAGGAGGCGAGCTGATGGGGCAGGTTGCCAACAATATGCACTCCATTACTGAATGCGCCCAGCAGATGACCGAGATCATCACCATGATTGACGGTATCGCGTTCCAGACCAATATCCTGGCGCTCAATGCCGCGGTTGAAGCTGCCCGGGCCGGCGATCATGGCAAGGGCTTCTCCGTGGTGGCGGGGGAAGTGCGCAGCCTGGCGCATCGTAGTGCCGAGGCGGCAAAAAGCATTAAATCCCTGATTGCCGTGACCAGCAGCAACGTCAGTCAGGGGGCGATGGTGGTGGCCGAAGCCGAAAAGAACATGCATGAAATCGTCAGCGGCTCAGGACAGGTCAGCAAGCTGATGGATGAGATTTCCACCTCGACCTATGAACAGGAGAAGGGCATCGCGCAAATCACTCAGGCCCTGACCGATCTGGAAAACGTCACCCAGAGTAACGTGGGGATGGTGGAAGAGCTGTCCGGCTCCTCGACGGTGCTAAAAAATCAGGTGGTTGAGTTGCAGGCCCGTACGCGAAATTTCCATCTGGAACCGGCATCCTCTGCGCCATTATTCGATGGGCAACATCACCCCGCGCGTGCCTGA
- a CDS encoding diguanylate cyclase domain-containing protein — MMYIAWDPILIGVSWLVAFFAAFVALDSAGKIRLANSRASLFWRFAGGVTLGTGIWSMHFIGMLAMRMPVMMSYDPELTLTSFGISLVAATLAINTAVSGGSLSLPRLLLATVILSAGIVSMHYVGMSALLAHSAIRWNMPVVLLSGVISLIASGTGLRLAFHFRHQHKGVVKKRIIAAGVLGAAVCAMHYTGMAAADFHSGAHAISAGIGEMRLSVWVSATTLLLLGIMLIISHIDSHNRAHQLTENLRQLNNQLEIQARYDGLTGLANRHQMDLMLLDDLRQADENNRPFALIFLNLDRFRSINDTWGHFVGDALLINVVKLIKARLHPAMTLARMGGDEFVISGPDCDEAQMSALCTMLVSDIAQPFYLSGHALNISLSAGISLYPEHGLTLHELKLKADMALFNARNEGRNGWTVYRPGM, encoded by the coding sequence ATGATGTACATCGCGTGGGATCCCATCCTCATAGGCGTTTCCTGGCTGGTCGCGTTTTTCGCCGCATTTGTCGCGCTGGACAGTGCAGGGAAAATACGGCTCGCCAACTCGCGAGCCTCGCTGTTCTGGCGCTTCGCTGGCGGCGTAACGCTGGGCACGGGGATCTGGTCGATGCATTTTATCGGCATGCTGGCGATGCGCATGCCGGTAATGATGAGTTACGATCCGGAGCTCACCCTCACCTCATTCGGCATCTCGCTGGTCGCGGCAACGCTGGCTATCAATACTGCCGTGTCAGGGGGTTCGCTCTCCCTGCCCCGCCTGCTGCTGGCCACCGTCATCCTCAGTGCGGGCATCGTCTCGATGCATTATGTGGGGATGTCTGCCCTGCTGGCCCATAGCGCGATCCGCTGGAATATGCCCGTTGTGCTGCTGTCGGGGGTGATTTCGCTCATCGCTTCTGGCACCGGCTTGCGACTGGCCTTTCATTTTCGCCATCAACACAAAGGTGTGGTGAAGAAGCGGATTATCGCCGCCGGGGTGCTGGGTGCGGCCGTGTGCGCGATGCACTATACCGGCATGGCCGCCGCGGATTTCCATTCGGGCGCACATGCCATATCCGCCGGGATCGGCGAAATGAGACTCTCTGTCTGGGTTTCAGCCACAACGCTGTTATTGCTCGGCATTATGTTAATTATCTCTCACATCGATTCACATAACCGCGCCCACCAACTGACCGAGAACCTGCGCCAGCTGAACAACCAGCTGGAGATCCAGGCGCGCTACGACGGCCTCACCGGACTGGCGAACCGCCATCAAATGGACCTCATGTTGCTGGATGATCTGCGCCAGGCAGATGAAAACAACCGCCCTTTTGCGCTTATTTTTCTCAATCTCGACCGCTTCAGGAGTATTAATGACACCTGGGGCCATTTTGTCGGGGATGCATTGCTGATCAATGTCGTTAAACTCATCAAGGCCAGATTGCACCCCGCCATGACCCTTGCCCGTATGGGCGGGGATGAGTTTGTGATTTCGGGGCCAGACTGTGACGAAGCCCAGATGTCAGCACTCTGTACAATGCTGGTGAGTGATATTGCCCAGCCTTTTTACCTTAGCGGTCATGCGTTGAATATATCCCTCAGCGCCGGGATAAGTCTCTACCCTGAACACGGCCTGACCCTGCATGAGCTTAAACTGAAAGCGGATATGGCGTTGTTTAACGCCAGGAATGAGGGACGCAATGGCTGGACGGTTTACCGTCCGGGGATGTGA
- a CDS encoding sensor domain-containing diguanylate cyclase: MSLSGFAALDMLKTPVWVVSPVTEDVLFANTAAKKIMQDATLDSLRKGVCSAHAQATLAMYVPDLKTQQEIIEIWSVLVNNQQISLSCRLSLAFFDTCGEVIVFEGIARQPVTGLKATSSGTYQRKKQGFYARFFLTNSAPMLLIDPARDGQVVDANLAALNFYGYSHEQMCSKHTWEINTLGRNILPVMTEIARLPGGHKPLNFVHRLADGTTRHVQTYAGPIEIYGDKLMLCIIHDITEQKRLEQELEHAALRDSLTGLLNRRQFYNLTDQASPNHLPAQQEFSLLLVDTDHFKRINDVFGHQKGDEVLIALSRMLESCCRKDDYVFRWGGEEFVLLLPRTSLDAAMQIAETLRAAVARIAISGLPRFTVSIGVARHNPEENIDDLFKRVDDALYRAKNDGRNKVLAA; this comes from the coding sequence ATGTCGCTTTCAGGGTTTGCTGCGCTGGATATGCTTAAAACGCCCGTGTGGGTAGTATCCCCGGTCACGGAGGATGTTCTTTTCGCCAATACGGCAGCAAAAAAGATCATGCAGGACGCGACGCTGGACAGCCTGCGCAAAGGAGTCTGCTCGGCACATGCGCAGGCAACGCTTGCGATGTATGTGCCCGATTTAAAGACCCAACAAGAGATTATTGAAATCTGGAGCGTGCTGGTAAATAACCAGCAGATCAGCCTCAGCTGCCGACTGTCGCTGGCCTTTTTTGATACCTGCGGCGAGGTGATTGTTTTTGAGGGCATCGCCCGGCAACCGGTAACGGGTCTTAAAGCCACCAGCTCCGGGACTTACCAGCGCAAAAAGCAGGGGTTCTACGCACGTTTTTTCCTGACCAACAGTGCGCCAATGCTGTTAATCGATCCCGCCCGGGACGGTCAGGTGGTGGATGCCAACCTCGCGGCACTCAATTTTTATGGCTACTCCCATGAACAGATGTGCAGCAAGCACACCTGGGAGATCAACACCCTCGGGCGCAATATTCTGCCGGTGATGACCGAAATCGCGCGCCTGCCCGGCGGCCATAAGCCGCTCAACTTTGTCCATCGACTGGCTGACGGCACCACCCGTCACGTACAGACCTATGCCGGCCCGATTGAGATTTACGGCGATAAACTGATGCTGTGCATCATTCACGATATAACCGAGCAAAAACGACTTGAACAGGAGCTCGAACACGCCGCGCTGCGCGACTCGTTAACCGGCCTGCTCAATCGCCGTCAGTTTTATAACCTCACCGATCAAGCCTCACCGAATCATCTTCCGGCCCAGCAGGAGTTCAGCCTGCTGCTGGTGGATACGGATCACTTCAAGCGCATCAACGATGTGTTTGGACATCAGAAAGGCGATGAGGTGTTGATTGCCCTCTCGCGAATGTTGGAAAGCTGTTGTCGAAAAGATGATTACGTTTTCCGCTGGGGCGGCGAGGAGTTTGTGCTGCTGCTGCCCCGCACGTCGCTGGACGCGGCGATGCAGATCGCAGAAACCCTGCGCGCCGCGGTTGCCCGCATTGCTATCTCCGGCCTGCCCCGCTTTACCGTCAGCATCGGAGTGGCGCGGCATAACCCGGAGGAAAATATCGACGATCTGTTTAAGCGCGTGGACGATGCGCTGTATCGCGCCAAGAATGATGGTCGTAATAAAGTGTTGGCGGCGTGA
- a CDS encoding DJ-1/PfpI family protein yields MSKKILMLVGDYAEDYETMVPFQALQMIGHQVDAVCPDKAKGDFIMTAIHDFDGAQTYSEKPGHRFILNADFAEVQEEDYDALLIPGGRAPEYLRLNEKVLELVRAFDQARKPIAAVCHGAQLLAAADVLKGRTCSAYPACAPEVRLAGGYYADIGIDEAYVDDNLVTAPAWPAHPQWLAKFAEVLQK; encoded by the coding sequence ATGAGCAAAAAGATCCTGATGCTGGTCGGGGATTATGCAGAAGATTACGAAACCATGGTGCCGTTTCAGGCATTACAGATGATTGGCCATCAGGTTGACGCGGTCTGTCCTGACAAAGCCAAAGGCGACTTTATCATGACGGCGATCCATGATTTTGACGGCGCCCAGACCTACAGCGAGAAACCTGGCCACCGTTTTATTCTCAACGCCGATTTTGCTGAGGTGCAAGAAGAGGATTATGACGCCCTGTTAATTCCGGGCGGACGGGCGCCGGAATATCTGCGCCTCAATGAGAAGGTACTTGAACTGGTGCGGGCCTTTGACCAGGCGCGCAAGCCGATAGCCGCCGTATGTCACGGGGCTCAGCTCCTGGCCGCCGCTGATGTTCTGAAAGGACGGACCTGCAGCGCCTACCCGGCCTGCGCGCCGGAAGTCCGACTCGCCGGCGGATACTACGCTGATATTGGTATCGATGAGGCGTATGTCGATGACAATCTGGTTACGGCTCCGGCCTGGCCTGCGCATCCGCAGTGGCTGGCGAAGTTTGCTGAAGTGTTGCAGAAGTAA